The sequence ttgtgacttttgtcCAAGTGTTATGATTTTTCGATGAGAtttaacttttccaaagagttgtgactttttcattaagttgtgacattttcaaagggttgtgacttctCGGAAATGTCATGATTTTTCAGATAAGACACAAAAAACACTTGTTCATACTACTACTCTTTGTGAAGTATTTGatcaaactaagccattatataaagtaattcaccaaaataatatgtttttttaaaattttacaaaactagtataaacgtatttcacagtaacgttttagggtatatcttattttctaaaaattgacGGTgtcagattgatatacgttactcacagtaacgttttactcctaaaacgttactgtgagtaacgtctTACTCTtaaaacgttacttacagtaagGTTTTAGaagtaaaacgttactcaatAAAACGTCTTAGGAATAAAatgttactcacagtaacgtatatcaacctaacgctgttagtttttaaaattgaaatataccctaaaacgttactgtgaaatacgtttatactagttttgtaaaattttgaaaaaatatatttttttggtaaattattttatataatgacttGGTTTGGTAAAAAATTCACTCTTTGTTAACAATAAATAGAGggttttttctaatttttcaactACAATTTGTTTaatcttttattcattttcttcttgcaattaaatttttttgtgtgattTATTATGGTACCACTATTCTGATGAAGTAAATCGTTCTATCCTAAGAGGGTATATTCCATGAGCTCGAGAActtgaggaaaataattttgatgatataataattattttttgctaatatattaattagtatGTGATGCTTCAACATATGAAGTGAACATGAtgtaatctaaatattttttttttggttaacaaTTTCTCTGGTGATGTAGATATATGCTTTTGAATatctttttccaaaatttaaagaactgtcatgatttattttttgatgctcaagacaaaaaaaatgtttttatatatcAATACCACTTATGTGATTTAGATTGTCAGAAAGTTTGCTTCAAAATAGTTATTACTATATGAACATTGCGCTTTTGTTTGACTTATTtactatttctttatttttaagtattttagaCGAAGAAAAAATCATATGACTTGTAATAACGCCAGTTGaagtttgtataaatttaatttttaatattcatttaaTAGCTAATTTTTATGagattaatattttcattaatgaaaatatatatttatagtgGGGTAGATTTTGTGcttaaattaaagtattatatatgACACTAATGTGTTATCAAGTTAATAAAATCTTCtatcttcaaaatatattattttaaaatattctgagttcgtttttaactttttttttttaaaaaaaaatgttaatgtatgtgaattatttaaaatttatcatttacaaaataaatttagtaaTATGGAATAAACATTTACATTTTGTCCCTACACCAAATTAAAATCtaataactataaaaaaaaatagtaacattAATTAAACAAGACACCATACGAGTTACTCAAAGGAAGAAAGCCTAGTTCAACTCACCTCCGCCCATTCGGTTGCACCTGCTATATACACAATAATTGAAAGGACAATCTAAGGAAATTTGATGCCAAAAGTGATGAAGGAATATTCTTGGGATACTCAATGCAAAACAAAGCATACAAAGTACTTAACAAGAGAACAAATCGTGTGGAGGAAAGTATGCATGTTACTTTTTATGAAGGGCTGGCTACGAAAGAAGAAGAATGTACAATAAAGGAACCTAACAATCTCGGCACACACACTCCAGAACATTTTGAAGATATATAATTAGACGAGGATAAAAACCTCAATGAATCAATCATGCAGGAAACAGAAAATATACCAACAGAGGTAGAAATAGAGATACCTGATCCTCAACCATCTGAAGGCACACAGAATTCTCAGGCTCATAGTTGGAAACATCAAAGTTCTCATCCCATTCAAAATATTCTCACCCCCTTGGAATCAGGGATCTCTACCAGATCAAGAGTACAAAACCTATGTGCCTTCTCAGCTTACCTATCACTAGTTGAGCCCAAAAACATCAAAGAAGCATTAAAGGACCCAGACTGGATCCTGGCCATGCAAGAGGAACTGAGTCAATTTGAGAGAAACAAAGTCCGGAACCTGGTTCCCAGACCATCTGATAGAACTGTAATAGGTACTAGATGGGTCTTCAGAAACAAACTCGACGACCAAGGACAAATCACTAGAAACAAGGCAAGATTAGTTGTTCATGGGTATAATCAGGAAGAAGGAATTGACTATGATGAAACTTTTGGCCTGTAGCACGAATGAGGCAATAAGAATATTGATTGCGTTTACAGCCCATATGAAGTTCAAACTTTATCAgatggatgtcaaaagtgccTTTTTAAATGGTCTACTTCAAGAAGAAGTGTTTGTGAAAGAACCCCCTGGTTTTGAGGACCCATATAACCTTGATTATGTTTACAAACTGGACAAAGCGCTATACGGACTGAAGCAAGCTCCACGAGCATGGTATGATCACCTATATACATTCCTTCTAACACATGGCTACTCACGTGGGAAGATCGACAACACACTCTTCCTTCGTAGATAGGGCTGTGATCTACTCATTGTACAAATTTACGTCGATGACATCATATTCAGTGGGACTGATCCATCACTTGGTATTGAATTCGACAAATTGATAAGTggtgaatttgagatgagtatGATGGGAGAATTAACCTTCTTCCTAGGTCTTCAAATCAATCAGTCTCCAACAGGAACCTCGATTCATCAGcaaaaatacattaaagaatTGTTGAAGAAGTTTGATATGCATGAAGCAAAAACCATCAACATTCCTATTGGTATCACAACAAAACTTGACAAAGATGAACTAGGTACTTCTgtaaatgatacaaaatatagAGGTATGATCGGTTCCCTCTTGTATCTAACTGCTAATAGACCTGACATTATCTTTAGTGTTGGACTCTGTGCTCGATTTCAGTCGTGTCCTAAAGAATCCTATCTCAAAATTTTACGAAACAAAAAGAAGTTCCATACTAGTCAGTTGACCACAATACAAAAGGCTAATCATGACTCAAAATGACAAATTGAGCGACTCtaagagtttttaaagaaaCTAAATAAACCATAGCAAATCAGTATCTCTTGCCACACGAAGCAATGCAGGGCTCATGACTAGATGCTACCGAATCACACCGTCTAGTTAATGAGATCATCCTCAATACCACTTGATTTGGATAACTTAATTTAttatagaaattatatatagtCATTAAGCATGTCAATTCCACTCTTAGATTACTAAACGTGCATGGGCTTATTCATTATATTGTAAAGAAAGATCATAGATACATACATTGCCACTAGATTTATCAGGAGTAAAGTATTGTTCCAACGCATTCATAAGACGTTGGTGAGCACCTAACGTGCTGCAAACAACTTTCAGAAAAACACAGAATCACATTTTTAAAGTCATATAGCCTCAAGAGAATTTCTTTCGAAGTTGTGCAATCTGTGTCTTATTCAGCTGGAAACCTTTGGCAAGAACGTCGTCTGGAACAGGTGGCTTTGATGCAAAGATTGAATTAGGAATCAAGAGAAGTCCAGGATTTTGACTATTGAAATAAAAGAGACAAGTAGCTTTTTTGTTTCCCATGTTGTACTGGAAGTGAATAAGACCTATTGGGAACACAAACACATCGCCAGGATTCAAGATTTTGGAAAAGAGACGACTCTTAAAGAAGTTTGCCGGATCAGGGAGAAGAAATCCTGCATAAACAGTACCCTCCAGTATAGTTATCATCTCGGTAGCTCGAGGGTGCGTGTGAAGTGGAACAATACGTTGTGGTTCTAGGTCAGCACGACCAAGAGAAATACCAAGTGTGTTAAGTCCAGGCATGTTGTTTACACCCACAATCTTTGCAGAAATACCGAACCCAGGCACTTCATTGCCACTAACATTAAGACCTGAAAAGTAGAAATCGTTTGCTGTTGCAAGCTTTGGGTCTTTGCACATCTTCCCATTCATGAAAACTACACAGGTCGAATAAAATGAAGCTAAGCATAGTATTCAGATAATAAGAGCCGTCATTAACTCAATGTTAATAAATTTATCCTCCCTTGATTACAAGTAAATAGAGAGTATATACAAAAACTGCGTGCCTCATTcccaataaaaaatataaaaggatGATTAACCTGAAGCCTGAGAGTCGTTAACAGCGACACATATGTCCTGCAAAGGGTTGTTATCATAAGCATAAGCAGGGAAATTACAAATGAAAGCGGTAATGGCTAATATTGTTATGAACCACCACATCctcattgttttgttttctttcaatttgTCTCAAACAACTAGAAAGGTGTAACTATTTATACGAGAAAAAACAATGGATACTGAAGATTTTATTGCACGAGTCTATTTGGTAGGGATATATAGTATAGGGTTAAGAGTTCCACATGAACCAGTTATCGGTCTAGATGACATACTCTTCTTCCATCTTTACAAATTACAAAACAATTAGAATTATCTCCCAACTTCATAGCTAATTTAGAAATTTATGCTATTTTTTCCCTAATCTATTGCTAGAAGAATTAGTGGCAAATTTGTTGTTTAGCTACAAAATTCATTTGTTGCTATTGGCTCATTCATGATATATTTAAGGGACACATAAAGTTTCTTTATGAGGAAAAAAGAGAAGGGAGAACCCAACAAGGCTAACTCTGTTCTCGAAGATAAGAGCACACACAAATAGCAACTCTACTGCACCCACACATCAACAAACTCTAGTTAAGGCAACTCTACTCGAGAGAACATCAAAATAATGATGTAAAGAGGCTTGACTAAAACATAGATGATTCGATTAACTAACTCTAGTTAAATTGAAGCTTTGCTACATTTTGAGAGTCGTTAACAGCAACACATATGTCCTGTAGAGGGTTGCTATCATAAGCATAAACAGGGGAATCACAAATGAAAGCAGTAATGGGTAAAGTTGTTATAAACCACCACATGCTCATTCTTATGATTTGAATTTGCTATGATCTTTTTTAAACAACCAGATATTAATCCTAAAAAGTATTAATGTAGTCATTGGTAAAAGCTAAACTTTTAAAGacagtattttaatttttaactaatCACAGGCACTTGATGACGTTTAAACTCGTTGTGGTactatttgaaatttgaatttaactAGGTTGTcgttgatttgaaaattttgtaattttttacaattattaattagttagtGCACAAATATCTTCACTTTATAACCTAGAGTAGTTTAGTCTATAATgagaattatataaattgaaaattacATACTAAAAGAAAgcaaaataataacaaaaaaaattcacattatcATATAGTTAGAAGAGCAACTAAAATGACTTTGAGGTATATCTCATTTCATACTCcgtaaaagaaaaactaatattCAACCTGCAAAGTCTTTTATTTGGATATGCGATTTGATTCTTTTTATGCATTTTTAAATTACATTGATATGAGATTAACGTTTGATTTGGACAtgcaatttaaattatttatattgtatttttttatgtatataaacataaatgtcCCATAAGTTTGTAAAAAGTATCAAAAGTTTCTCAACTTTTTTTTACTATGTTACCAAATAAGCATATCACGATTCATAAACAAGATTCTTGAAATATCCTAAAATGCCGCATTGACAGATCCCATATCTCTATGTTCCTTTTTTAACTAATGTTTGTGATTACAGAATTTCAAAATACagattattttataaagattcGCTGGTCAATAAAAGTagtaattgattattttttaatataatccaCTGACATGGTGCACACAATCTTTTCATGTCGGGCATGAGTctgttggaaaaaaaaattgaaatcacgatttgaaattctaaatcatgtttttaattttcagagaaacagaaatataaaatcataatttcaaattatatgttCAAATGCTAGATtaaaatcataacttcatattGCATATTCAAACACAcgctaaaaattaaaatatatatattgaaaattttgtaCAAGTCTATTTGATAGGGCTTAGTATAGGGTTAAGAGTTCCACATGCACCAATTAAAAGATTGGGTTTTGAAGAACTTCTAAATATGGATATACGAAgcataaaagtaaaatatactAGTAAATAGGTTAGGTACAATTTTGTCTATTCTCCGTAAATACAGTTTTGACAATTCTTATTACACTTCAAAACCTAAAAATTGGTctaatatatatacaataagAGTCCTCAAATTGACTATATATTTAGAGTTAAACACTCATttatattgttttgtttttatttatttaaataagatATTTGATTTATCACCCGAAAATACTATAAAGATTGTGCTATATATCactattctttttcatttttagtagATTTTGGTTTAATTTCagtgtatttaatttttaatgtgtATGATTGTGTTTTtacttactttttaaaattaaaaaaaaaggatatcaGGTGAATTTTCAAGCTAATTTACTGTattatgcatttaaagaggTAATTTAGcatcctaaaatatatatattccatATAAAAAAACAATCCTATTTTCACCTCTGATTTGTCTCaattacatgaatttcatcttctttatatattgtaatttaaaatGTGCAGTACGAAAAAGTAATTATATGTCtcttaatattaatttgattagtCAGAGACTTTCTTAGAAATATTGATCAGCATATATTACTTTTAACTATCTGCGCTTCGCACGAGAATTTAATATcacgaaatttaaaaaataatatttaaaaattattagtcgtaaaactaaaacactatattatcttacatacaAGAATAGGTagtaacaaatatttataatgtaacgaaatatgaaaagtattacatcttatcatttatcattaataacttaagtaaaaattaataactgtaaaaatacatattagGATCTATAACATAAGCAATGGTGTTAGTAGCAAagtacaaaaatattcaattgtGAAGTCTTAGAAGTAGTTCGgaattttcgttgttttaaaactagagaaaattcatctatttataaacaacaaagggtagtgtaaaCAAAcgtttattgtgccttatcggaaaggttacaactatttgaaaaagttgcaacccttcgaaaagtcataatttttcataaaagtcacaactctacattaaaatcacaatttttcataaaagttgtaattttttcataaatatcacaatttttcatgaaaggaaaatgataaaaaggaaaatttggTTTATAGTTAGGCCACGTAGGCGGACCAAAcattgtcatatatatatataaatatatatatatatatatatatatatatatatatagagagagagagagagagagaggcggATCTAGGATTTGAAGGTCCTGGGTGCCACATTGTTCAAGTAAAGCGAGTCAGTTGATTTAATTTTAGGTTACAATCaagttctttatctttttcaatttttataaagaaattgattaaacatgcatattagtaatattttcttttagatacCAATCAAGCAATtcaatgtttatttctttttaggaATCAGTGATTTTATTCGCGGAAACTTTGAGGGGGAAAACGGAGTTTTCATACTAAAATTTGAGCTTTTATAAACTATCTAATAGTGTTTActtaatatattgattttatgtgttgttgcaAAATATAACAAAGAGAATACaaattttagttcattttagtcATCCTACTTACCAAGAACGTTGGTGAAGATCGAAAGAACCTTCAAATGAAGAactctaataataataagattactatttaaatatattcttaattatatttatgtcaCGTTCATAATTCAGTACTTATTAATTGATAAAAGAATAAACACGCGACACTCATATCAAAAGATTAATAATTCGTGAAAGAGAAAGTAAAGAAACTTAAGAATTAATTATGGtgaataaaaatcaattcaaattaataaaaaatactaataaataaataagaatgagtggaaggaaaaaaaaaagctaaaaaCCATCACACTGGTGTAAAAATAGGAGACTTTTTTTTTACTACATGATGTATGAAAATATCTTAGATTCCAAAGACACTTTGTACTCATCTTGAGTTCAATactatattttatctttaccTAACACGTactcttgaaaaaaaaatactatactAATCgtatatataaaagttaaaacaacTGGCATCTCTTTTAATTTGTAAGCTAGGGCACAATCATTTCTCGAACAATATTGTACAAAATGTGATGCAAAATTGAAAAAGCTACTTTCATGCTTGTTTTAGTTCTTTAATAGATTGCAACtttatttataagttatttagtaAAGTATTATTCCAAATGCTTTCATAAGAAGCAACagaatcatatttttaatgacATATAATATGGTCTAAGACTAATAGAATTTCTTTCGAAGTAGTGCAATATCTATCT comes from Solanum pennellii chromosome 1, SPENNV200 and encodes:
- the LOC107030201 gene encoding germin-like protein subfamily 1 member 13; protein product: MRMWWFITILAITAFICNFPAYAYDNNPLQDICVAVNDSQASVFMNGKMCKDPKLATANDFYFSGLNVSGNEVPGFGISAKIVGVNNMPGLNTLGISLGRADLEPQRIVPLHTHPRATEMITILEGTVYAGFLLPDPANFFKSRLFSKILNPGDVFVFPIGLIHFQYNMGNKKATCLFYFNSQNPGLLLIPNSIFASKPPVPDDVLAKGFQLNKTQIAQLRKKFS